From the bacterium genome, one window contains:
- a CDS encoding helix-hairpin-helix domain-containing protein: MTRRETAGLLLLFVAVLAGRWVRHALLVDADGAWREPGFLDAMLPALVVEEVAPAPPVPPFHVNLTTADTLTCLPGVGAVLAGRIVAERERGGPFRDQEDLRRVKGIGPKLSARLGPLLLYDTKPAAGRTGGSSSGRAGR, from the coding sequence GTGACCCGACGCGAAACCGCGGGCCTGCTGCTGCTGTTCGTCGCGGTGCTGGCCGGCCGCTGGGTCCGCCACGCCCTGCTCGTGGACGCCGACGGCGCCTGGCGCGAGCCGGGTTTCCTGGACGCGATGCTGCCGGCCCTGGTCGTCGAGGAGGTCGCGCCGGCGCCGCCGGTGCCCCCCTTCCACGTCAACCTCACCACCGCCGATACCCTGACCTGCCTGCCGGGCGTCGGCGCGGTGCTCGCGGGCCGCATCGTGGCCGAACGGGAACGCGGCGGGCCGTTCCGCGACCAGGAGGACCTGCGGCGGGTCAAGGGCATCGGGCCGAAGCTGTCGGCGCGCCTCGGCCCGCTGTTGCTCTACGACACGAAACCCGCCGCCGGCCGCACCGGCGGGTCAAGTTCCGGCCGGGCCGGCCGATGA